One genomic window of Amphiura filiformis chromosome 3, Afil_fr2py, whole genome shotgun sequence includes the following:
- the LOC140148615 gene encoding E3 ubiquitin-protein transferase MAEA-like: MADLKALEHATLKVPYETLNKRFRNCQKTIDREVSHVVQVTSDLEKCLDNKTSNVGTVVNLLDSMVDKLTVLKRKAVEAVSQEEDSARVCKRRLEHLKEYDRANGSALAQWKKKRVDRMLVEYFLRAGYYETAVKLARHSNIEDLTNIELFLVAKEVEESLLRRETSSCLAWCHDNKSKLRKIKSTLEFNLRTQEFIELIRLNRRMEAVRHARKYFSMLEKDQLAEIQNVMGLLAFPMDTHLAQYREMLDGNRWQHLVDQFREENYKLYQLNSTPVLTLTLEAGLASMKTPHCYNEITKNADCPVCSKNLNELARNLPFAHCAQSRLVCSISGQIMNEHNPPMMLPNGFVYGEGSLTVMAAENDGKVVCPKTKDEYALDQLDKVFIM, from the exons GTTACTAGTGATCTGGAGAAATGTCTGGACAATAAAACCTCCAATGTCGGTACAGTGGTCAACCTACTAGACTCCATGGTGGATAAACTCACTGTTTTGAAGAGAAAG GCTGTAGAAGCAGTGTCTCAAGAAGAGGATAGCGCTAGAGTTTGCAAGAGAAGACTAGAGCATTTGAAGGAATATGACAGAGCCAATGGCAGCGCTTTGGCACAGTGGAAAAAGAAGAGAGTTGATCGTATGTTGGTGGAATACTTCCTAAGAGCAGGGTATTATGAGACGGCTGTCAAACTAGCAAGGCATTCAAATATAGAG GATTTAACCAATATAGAACTGTTTCTAGTTGCTAAAGAAGTAGAAGAATCATTACTAAGAAGAGAAACTTCATCTTGTCTAGCTTGGTGTCATGACAACAAATCAAAACTGAGGAAAATCAAG AGTACGCTAGAATTCAATCTGCGCACCCAAGAGTTCATAGAGCTTATACGTCTAAATCGGCGCATGGAGGCTGTCCGACATGCTAGAAAGTACTTCAGTATGCTTGAAAAGGACCAATTGGCTGAGATCCAGAATGTGATGGGGTTGTTAGCATTTCCTATGGACACACATCTGGCACAATATAGG GAAATGTTAGATGGCAATAGATGGCAACATTTGGTGGACCAATTCCGTGAGGAGAACTACAAGCTATACCAACTTAATAGCACACCCGTATTGACGCTAACACTAGAGGCTGGATTGGCATCCATGAAAACACC TCATTGTTACAATGAGATAACCAAGAATGCTGACTGCCCTGTCTGCAGCAAAAACCTAAATGAGTTGGCCAGGAATCTTCCATTTGCTCACTGTGCCCAGTCCAGGCTAGTCTGTTCTATATCTG GTCAGATTATGAATGAGCATAACCCTCCAATGATGCTCCCAAATGGGTTTGTGTATGGAGAAGGG TCTTTGACTGTGATGGCAGCAGAGAATGATGGCAAGGTGGTATGCCCCAAAACCAAAGATGAATATGCCTTGGATCAGCTGGATAAAGTGTTTATCATGTAA
- the LOC140148616 gene encoding testis-expressed protein 36-like, whose amino-acid sequence MPKSRKCAPSTANDGIWFQTRGWSDPALLRDSSTSTGIMLSTTYKPEALSYPKPPPQPFSTLAQPDYMECNPFSSHDNRHSFQDHGVYFGHGLGRHHFYGSVNQHESEDPVTGKSSQRHFNSSYRETYQGKACKTPPTRRRFPKVHNEAKEGRIKLHTTTTDWYKAPDVPYKTSTQTLVSSKEPHLKPNPWKYSYQSLMKE is encoded by the exons ATGCCAAAATCAAGAAAGTGTGCACCATCCACAGCAAATGATGGGATATGG TTTCAAACTCGTGGTTGGTCAGATCCAGCTTTGCTGCGTGACTCTTCTACCAGCACTGGTATAATGCTAAGTACAACCTACAAACCTGAAGCCTTGAGCTACCCAAAACCACCACCACAACCATTCTCAACATTAGCACAG CCTGACTATATGGAGTGCAATCCATTTTCCTCGCATGACAACAGACACTCGTTCCAGGATCATGGCGTCTATTTTGGGCAT GGTCTGGGACGACATCATTTTTATGGCAGTGTAAATCAGCATGAGTCAGAGGACCCTGTCACAGGGAAATCTTCACAAAGACATTTCAACTCATCGTACAGGGAAACGTATCAGGGTAAAGCGTGTAAAACGCCCCCTACCAGGAGGCGATTTCCAAAGGTGCATAATGAAGCCAAGGAAGGCCGGATTAAACTACACACAACAACGACAGACTGGTATAAAGCACCTGATGTGCCATATAAGACATCAACACAGACATTAGTATCTAGTAAAGAACCACATCTGAAGCCAAATCCATGGAAATATTCCTACCAATCACTAATGAAGGAATAA